In the Micromonospora nigra genome, one interval contains:
- a CDS encoding type IV secretory system conjugative DNA transfer family protein — protein sequence MTSTQTRFPARSTGIAAICCGSGWLAQSVPTEVLDHSVGYGLIAGGLAIGAGALGRWTANRSGSKATSDRWAERTRRQGGVAGSWDVLRHGSAWAMRRQALVLRPSLGDRSWYQRLRTPVTEYAAPIARVGMVRVFSPVEDVTLSLGGPRTGKTGSMACRILDARGATVVTSTRTDLLFLTGPTRAKVGPLMVFNPSGLGDVATNVKFSPLSGCKTARGASDRASDLIDAATNLGGGGGSGDRAFWTDQARQVLAVLLHAAAVGDHTMRHVLRWISRPDQARDSVLSLLDHAPEMREVAAGFFDTNDRTRSSITTSIRPALAWLTDPTAAATTEGGPDEVFDVAEFLRLRGTLYLLGAEDAVVAPLVAALTAEIARQARRIASLSPSGRLDPPLTLALDEAALICPIPLDRWTADMGGRNITIHIAAQSRAQLQQRWGKEGAAAILNNSATIIIFGGTRDPEDLAGFSTLTGERDEVVETKDADGKVVSTSTRSVPVLSAARIANLPKGYVVLIRRGLAPSIGRVQMAWKRRTVRKVNRTAKLDVQQHSTSYEADARSHDQDEEVRTR from the coding sequence ATGACTTCGACACAGACTAGATTCCCCGCCCGATCGACCGGCATAGCGGCTATCTGCTGCGGCAGCGGGTGGCTCGCGCAGTCCGTCCCGACGGAGGTGCTCGACCACTCCGTCGGCTATGGCCTGATCGCTGGTGGCCTGGCCATCGGCGCCGGCGCGCTCGGCCGGTGGACCGCCAACCGCAGCGGCAGCAAGGCCACCTCCGACCGGTGGGCCGAGCGAACCCGCCGGCAGGGCGGGGTGGCCGGTAGCTGGGACGTCCTGCGGCACGGGTCGGCGTGGGCGATGCGCCGGCAGGCCCTCGTGCTGCGGCCGAGCCTCGGCGACCGGTCGTGGTACCAGCGGCTGCGGACGCCCGTCACCGAATACGCCGCGCCGATCGCCCGGGTTGGCATGGTGCGGGTGTTCTCCCCGGTGGAGGACGTCACGCTGAGCCTCGGCGGTCCGCGTACCGGCAAGACCGGCAGCATGGCCTGCCGAATTCTCGACGCGCGCGGCGCGACGGTGGTCACGTCCACCCGGACGGACCTGCTGTTTCTCACCGGCCCGACCCGGGCCAAGGTCGGCCCGCTGATGGTGTTCAACCCGTCCGGACTCGGTGACGTGGCCACCAACGTTAAGTTCTCCCCCCTGTCCGGCTGCAAAACGGCCCGGGGAGCATCTGACCGGGCATCCGACCTGATCGACGCCGCGACCAACCTCGGCGGCGGAGGTGGGTCCGGTGACCGGGCGTTCTGGACCGATCAGGCGCGCCAGGTGCTCGCGGTGCTGCTGCACGCGGCGGCGGTCGGCGATCACACCATGCGACACGTGCTCCGCTGGATCTCCCGGCCCGACCAGGCTCGGGACTCGGTGTTGTCGCTGCTCGACCACGCACCGGAGATGCGGGAGGTGGCGGCAGGGTTCTTCGACACCAACGACCGGACGCGGAGCAGCATCACCACGTCGATCCGGCCCGCGCTGGCCTGGCTCACCGACCCGACCGCCGCGGCGACGACCGAGGGCGGCCCCGACGAGGTGTTCGACGTGGCCGAGTTCCTGCGGCTGCGCGGCACGCTGTACCTGCTCGGCGCTGAGGATGCCGTGGTGGCTCCGCTGGTCGCCGCGCTGACGGCGGAGATCGCCCGGCAGGCCCGGCGGATCGCGTCGCTCAGCCCGTCCGGCCGGCTCGATCCGCCGCTGACGCTCGCGCTCGATGAGGCGGCCCTGATCTGCCCGATCCCGCTGGACCGGTGGACGGCCGACATGGGCGGGCGGAACATCACCATCCACATCGCCGCGCAGTCCCGGGCCCAGCTGCAACAGCGGTGGGGCAAAGAAGGCGCGGCGGCGATCCTGAACAACTCGGCCACCATCATCATCTTCGGTGGCACCCGCGATCCGGAGGACCTGGCCGGGTTCTCCACCCTCACCGGCGAGCGGGACGAGGTGGTCGAGACGAAGGACGCCGATGGGAAGGTGGTCAGCACGTCCACGCGATCGGTGCCGGTGCTGTCGGCGGCCCGGATCGCCAATCTCCCGAAGGGGTACGTGGTGCTGATCCGGCGCGGGCTCGCGCCGAGCATCGGCCGCGTTCAGATGGCCTGGAAGCGGCGCACTGTGCGGAAGGTCAACCGGACGGCGAAGCTTGACGTCCAGCA